GTGCTCCCTACACCAATATCCCAATAAAGTTCTTGGTTTAGGCCCACATTCAAAAACACTTCATTATCCAACTCATCCAACCCATCAAAATATTCCATAAAAGCTTGATCCCCTTTAGGAATATCATTGACTTCCTGCCTCCCCTTACCTTTCTCACTCTTTTCACAATCTCCCTTTTCTTCACCCACCTGATCTGCTTGCCCTCCCTGAGTTTCGGCACCTTTCTGACCTCCTCCCCCTCCATCATCTTCACTCCAATCATCATCTCTATCATCCTGCACACTACTGTCACCATCACCAtctccatcatcatcatcatctccctcttcttcttctccttcttcaTCCTCTCCTTCACTTACATAATCATCATCCTCCATAAACTCCTCTGAACTATCTTCAATATCAGTCTGACTATAATAACCCCTAACATAACTCCTTGTCTCCAACACAGCTGCTGAATCCTCAATGTGCTCAATGAAAACATTTAGGAAGTTGTTGTAGTCTATTGAATCAACCAACTCATTGATAGACAAATCATCCTTCTTCAATTCTTTCCTACCCTTTGCTAAGCTAAGACCTTTCCTCCTAAACCATATTTTACCCCCACTGCTGTACCCAAGTTCACGTTTCACAACCTCTATAATAGTGTAATAACTAATCCGACTAACCCCTTCTTTTATGTAAATCCCCACACCATCATATTCTACCCTGTTATTTTTCTTTGTTATAAAAGTTCCCCCATGCCAAACTTTCAAATTCACAGCCTTAGCAAGTTGCAATGTAGGAACACTAAGTTGTGCTCTTTTGGTCCTCATCCTGTGTAATTAACAtaaattactaattaattaactactcACATTAACCTAAACCatcaacattattttaattaaaggaAAATTCGTCCAAATTCAACAGGCATTGGgcaaaattcatccaaaatttaattgggaaatcaccaaattcaacatgcattggaacaaaaacaagaatacaaaattaagcattttgattagtttaattaatcaattttgTTTACTGTGCTTGCTTATTAGTTTAAGGGCAAAAGTTCTTGTTAACTGTGTGACCATTTCTAGGGTTCAAtaaaaaatctacatttatgcTAGGGGACAACATATATGCTTAGAGATTTGGGATTACCTGAAAGATTCCCCAATTTGTAAGAAGTACCAGTATTGATTTGATTCTCTCCTTTTGTCCAAGTACAAAGGACCACACTTCTCCCTTTTCTTTCAACCTTACTCTGTCAGTGTTTGGACCACATGAAAGGACGAAGATGACAGCAGCAATTGGAATCAATGACAGCAACAGAAAGATGAAAGTGATAAATTGTGTGGTTGAGTTTTGTTGTTGACTGAAAATGGTGGTTGAAGATTCAGAGTTGGAGCAGAGAATGGAGTAAATGAGAAGATGAAGGGGCGTTGAATTTTTGAATGTGTTTTGAGGTTAAAAGCGTGTGTGCACGCGTTGCTTTCCCTCCCAAAATGAGCCAACAAACGGAATGGGTGGCCGGAAAAGGATAATTTTGCCCGGAAAGTTGGAGTAAGGTcccatttttaaaacaattttttaattcaaggtactatttgacaaaattaaaaatacaagGTACTAGCTCACAAACTGGGGCAAAAACAAGgtactttttgacaattttaccaaaaaattattaaaatttaaatatgaTTCTATCTTTATGTGCCAAACTTTATTAAGTTCTTATGATGCTAAACtatttaaatattgtttgacgtgacatataaataataatattagaaaCTTTAAATACTTATTGTATTACAAGgctaatatgattttttttcctaaacaaaattaacgaatattccatATTTAGTGGTTTTATCAAAGCAACGTTACATTTACATACATAAAATGGGCGAAAAAATTACGCAATATATGAAAAATGAGGGACAgatttttttggaaaacaaaTACGGTTAGACCCATTTAGGACCCAGATCCGACCCTAGACCCATTAGACCCAGTGGATCTGGGTCTGGATCTGATTTTTTTGGACCCAACGGATctgggtcggatctggatccaccTCTTAAAAAGCGGGTCTGGGTCTGGATCCTGTCGGACCcgatccagatccgacccattgccatccctaattgcaactggtgaaaaggtttcatcgtaatccacaccgtggactttctTGTAactttttgcaaccaatctagctttgaaaacttctagtttcccatccttgtcctttttcagtttgaaaacccatttgcttcctatggcttggtagccatctggcaaatcgacgaaatcccaaacttggttttcagacatggagtctaattcagattgcatggcttcttgccactgcttggagctagggctcttcataacttgtttgtaagtcgcaggctcatcactttccagcaatagaacttGATGGCTCTCATTCgtaaaaatacctaagtatctttccggttgagacctatatttatgcgatctacgcgggattacatttctagttggttctcgattctcaccagatacttctaaagatctctgagtttcaacctgaatgtcatcttgagcattctctagagtttgttgttcgactcgaatttcttcgaggtctaattttctcccacttgtcattttggaaatgtgatctctttcctaaaagataccatctcgagcaacaaacaccttgttctcagatgtattgtagtaatacccctttgtttcctttgggtagcccacaaggatacatttgtcagattttgttGAAGTTTgtcagaaattaatcgtttgacgtatacttcataaCCCCAAATCtcaagaaaagacacatttggaggctttccaaaccataactcatatggagtcttttcgacaactttagacggagctctatttagtgtgagtgcagctgtgtttagtgcttgtccccaaaattctattagaagttcggcctgacccatcattgatcgaaccatgtctagcaaggtcctgttcctccgttctgacacaccgttccattgaggtgttccgggaggagtcaattctgacagaattccacattctttcagatggtcatcaaattcatagctcagatattcaccgcctctatcagaccgcaattccttaatcttcttgcctaattgattctatacttcactctgaaattccttgaatttgtcaaaggattcagaattatgcttcattaggtagacatatccatatctactgaagtcattagtgaaagtgataaagtagctgaaaccacctctagcatttgaactcattggtccacatacatctgtatggattaaacccaatagatcagttgctctttctccaactttagagaaaggtttctttgtcatttttccaagtaagcatgattcacatttaccataatcctctaaatcaaatggttctagaattccttgcttttgaagtctttctatgcgcttcatgttaatatggcctaatcgacaatgccacagataggtgagatctgaatcattctttttggcctttttggtatttatgttataaacttgtttgtcgtgatctagtaaataaagtccattgactaatctagcagatccataaaacatctctttaaaataaaacgagaaactattgtcttttattaaaaaggtaaatcccttaacatctaagcaagaaacagaaatgatgtttttagtaaaacTTGGAACAttgaaacactcttccagttccaaaactagcccagagggcaacgacaaataataagttcctacagctaatgcaacaatccttgctccatttctcactcgtagggtcgacttcacccttgcttaatcttctacttcttcttagtccctgtgaattggaacataagtgtgagccacaacctataTATAAtatccaagaagttgaatttgcaagtatacagtccaTAAcaaaaaatacctgaagatggaacgaccgttccgttcttctgatcttccttaagcttcaagcaatctctcttccaatgcccctttttattacagtagaagcattcagattcagaagtgggttggctcaccttcttcttttcagacttggtgccgccagcttgCTTGGTTGGGCtagccttcttgccacctttcttagcattcctcttcttaccagatttcttgaacttgcccccacgcaccataagcacatcttgcttatcacttttgagcttCTTTTCAgcagtcttcagcataccgtgaagctcagtgagcgttttgtctagactattcatactgtagttcagcttgaactgatcatacccgctctgaagagaatggaggatggtgtctacagccatttcctgatagaattgttgatccagccgactcatattctcaatgagtccaatcattttgagaacacgtggacttacgggctcgcccttcttgagcttgatgtcaagaattttcctatgagtctcgaatctttcgaaccgagccagatcttggaacatgttctttaactcactgatgatcgtgaaagcatctgagttgatgaatgttttatgtagatctgcactcatggttgcaagcattagacattttacatcctttttggcatcaatccaacgattgagggctgcctgagtgaccccatcGCCCGTGGCTTCGGCATCgactcttctaggacatactccttttcttcctgcataagaactatttgcaagttccttttccagtcaaggaagtttttcccgttcaacttctccttttcgagaatagatcggatgttgaatgaattgttgtttgccatagttaaaactacaattgaaaagaataaacacataaataatcattcacagtttttcttaataaacttaaattctagtattcatgcataattcaaaatttattaagcattttattcgagttatgtgtttcaacgggtgtgaataaaatgaatccaagatccttaaatcattgaaggattaagcacattatgtatttagactcaattctaaaatattttattcaTTGAAGGATTAATCATTGAAGGATTAAGcacattttattcacacctgccggaacaataaattcgaataagttgtgagcctaataaggagTATAACTCACTAATCAGAAACATTGCTCcatctagctgttccgatcacttgatcttactgaattatttgTAAATAATAAATCCAATTTCTAGCTAGCCGATATCCTTTTCATTCAAAATTACATAAAGTTATATGACGAGTAATCAAAACTTTTATTAGCCATTTTCTAAACAATCTTTGCTAGTAATACTCTATGCACATACCATTATTTTTCTCTTGTACGGAGTACTTATTTAGAAgctaactagattagatcccgtgcatgcacggattttgataatttttttcacaaaatatttaactgattatttcccaaactactgcatagtttataacatttttaacatactcgtttaaatttatttatctaatatgcatatttaaaatgctaatatggtaatttgaccaaaatattgagtgatatatttaccattattaatatagcgatctgactaaaatattaccaatttagaataattattattacgtcgtatctattattgctataatttataaactaaattttgtttccatacatgaATAGTTTATTAAAAAAggtaaagaataaaataaaataaaaaagatacaCTCCTTTtgagaaattgatttttggcgggaaaaaaacgcaccaggaattgacacgtgtcattcctggtgtctcttttagtatatagtaatagatgagCAAAATAATGCCGAGTACTTTGTAGTACTTGATCCTGGTTTTATATTGGGCGGTAGATTAagaaattttataaaaatggggaaaatttgtcaaaaaggacattttataacccaaattttacaagaaaggaccttatataatttttgttgtgaaatcacaccttaatataaatctttttcccGAAAGGCAacctaagggaagtttccgacattgactgagcttttccggccattgacttacacatgagcagcacgtgtggcttcattttgttgcattttcaaCAAAACACATTGTTAAAGCGGTCTAATCTAATAATGCTCAACTTTGATATATTGTGTCGTGTTTAAGGGAAGTTGTTTCGTTTTCAGTAAACATGCTCGTTTTCACAAGTTAACATGTAAAATGAAGTCACACGTATTTCTCACGTATAAGTTAATGACCGGAAAAactcagtcaatgccgaaaaTGTTTCTTTGATTATCTTTCGCAAAAGAATTTAAATTAAGTgtgattttacaaaaaaaaataaaatatatttatatatatatatttaggtTCACATGAGAACCACCTTACGGTGAGAACTTCTCTTATGGTGAGAACCTTCATCTTCACCATTGATTTGAATGAATCTTGAccctccaaataatatatcacaATCTCTACTAACCGTTTTATTTCCTTCCCCTCTACTTCAATACCATTAGAACCTTGATTTCCTGCCTCTATAATACAATACGTCGTAGTCTTTTTGTTTTAAGTCGCTCGTAAATGATCAGCCTCCATCATTGGAAGATCGAGTAAAAATCCAACTCGTTTTGGCGGATATTCGCAATAACATTGTAAAAGTTGCATGTACAGTACTACGGTACTACTACATATCAAAGTAGTGGAACTAATTAATTCATGGTCAGAGATTGTGATTGTATCAGAGAAGAATAGAGTATCATACTTCTTATATTTACCTAATTACTTTATTCCAATTTAGTATGGGTAAAAGTTGGGGTTTTTTGTTCTTCGAAATTAGATTTGAATATAATATGCGTATTGTAGTATTAATCGATTTAAGTGGCGATGGGATGAGTTTTATGTTGCTTGTTGATCTCACTTTTTACCATAGTGAATTGATGATTTCACCTACATGTATGTATCCATACTATGGAGGCATTgcacgaatatttttttttgtgcatATTTTTGAAACTGAATATGCATGTTTTTGgaattaaatgtgcataatattTTAACTATATGAACTGTGTATATTGTGTTGATAATTTTGACCAGAATGTCcatattattttatgtttttagaAAATCAAAAATTAGTATACAATTCGAAAAAAAAGTGTTGCATATTTAGTTAAAAAAATACGCACAAATAGTTCAAATAATATGCACATATAAAATATGCACAAAACAGGTTCTCACGATAAGAGAGTTCTCACCGTAAGAGGGTTCTCACAGGAACCtcaccctatatatatatatatatatatatatatatatatatatatatatatatatatatatatataaaaagttAATTCTCGTAAAATTTGTGCAAATAAATGGGGTCATTCAGACAAATTAAAATGGATATATTCTGAGATTTTTGAAGGCAAAATCGATCTCTTAACTCAAAcatcaaacaacattttcaaaaaaaaaaaaaaaaactcccaCATCCTAGCCAAAACCCCAAACTACCCCACACCCCAAAACACAAATTTTAAATACTCCATCAAACCACAAGGCTATTTTCGtattttcaatttaaaattaCCAACAAGATCACGTGTCATCCTCCGTTTTCCATTTTATTTCCCCCTCTATAAAGATGTTTCTCACTAcaatcttcttctctctctctttctctctcctctttttttttcttctctctcctcaaatgtCGAAATCCAAAACCAAAACCCCAAAAAACCCCTCCACTACAACTCCTTTATCTCCTCTTACCAGAGAGAAAATGGCAACCGAGCTTCCTGAGTATTTCAAGTGCCCCATTTCTCTCGATATCATGTCCGACCCGGTTATCCTCTCTTCGGGTCACACCTTTGATCGGAGCTCCATTCAGCGCTGGATTGACTCCGGCCACCGCACCTGTCCAATTACCAAACTACCCCTTCCCGACACCCCTTCTCTAATCCCCAACCACGCCCTCCGCAGCCTCATTTCCAATTACGCTCCCGCCTTCTCCACCGCCAACCACCAACTCTCCCCAACTCGGTCTGACTCGGAGTCCGACTCACTGAGTCAACTCGCTTCTCTTATATCCACCCTCACATCCCGCGCCTCCAACGCTGAGCAGAAGGCGGAGGCTTTAGGTAGGATAACCGCGCTGTCGAAGTCAAACCCGGTGTTCCGCAGCCGACTCACCGAGTCGGGTGCGGTTTCAGCCGTTCTCCGCTGTGTGGACTCGGGTGACGGCGGCGCGGGTCTGCAGGAGAAGGCGTTGTCGCTCCTACTCAGCCTCAGCCTTGACTCAGATGACAACAAGGTGGGGTTGGTGGCGGAGGGAGCTGTGGCAAGGATCATCACCGCACTAGCGGGCCCCGCTGCCGCGACGGCGGCAACGGTGCTCACCAGCCTCGCAGTGGTGGAGGTGAATAAGGCGACCATCGGGGCACACCCGGGAGCGGTGAGGTGCCTTGTTCAACTCCTCCGCACAGGGAGAGGAAGAGAGAGGAAAGAGGCCGCTACCGCCCTCTTCACTCTATGTTCCTTCCCGGAGAACCGCCGCAGGACGGTGGATTGCGGGGCGGTCCCGATTCTGATCAGGATGGCGAAATCGGGGCTCGAAAGGGCGGTCGAGGTTATAGGATTATTGGCGAAATGTAAAGAAGGGAGGGAGGAGATAGTGAAGTGTGAAGGGGTGGTAGAGATATTGGTAGATTATGTAAAGAATGGGAGTTCAAGAGGTGTTCAATATGGATTATTGAcattgaatttgatttgttgttgtagTGAAAGAGTGAAGAAATTAGTGAAAAATGAAGGGGTTTTGGAGATTTGTTTGGGATTAATTCAAGATGATAATGAGAAGATTCATAGGGTTGCTTCCAATTTGGCCAAGGTTTTGCAAGAGAAGTAGgaagaacaagaaaaagaaattaAGGTGAGTTTAATTTGGGATTAATTGGGTCAACAAATTGTAACCCTTTTGGATGAGATACTTCAAATGTTTGTTTAATCTTCAATCATAGTTCTTTTTGGTGtacaaaagagaaaaaagaatagaagtttttgtttttgttgttggtgttgttgtatCAATCCTCAATGTATATTATTATTGTAATAAACAAGATGAAAAAAGAAGGTTTCTTTGAATTGAATCTCTACATTTGTAATGTtaaaaaaatacaatcttgttgcAAACATTTCCACCTAGGACGCAATGTACGTACATTGCCGTTACTAGATCCTCCGGGTGTGTAATGGGTAATGAAACTAGGTACCCTCGGGTGTATAATGATTAATGAAACTCAAAGTGCGGGACATATGAGGACGAGCATGAGCTTTGGCACCCCAAGTTTCGATTTTTTTGAAATACTATTTTCTAAGGTACGAATAAGATTTTTGGTTCCGCCCCTTGTCATATATGGAGAAGAGCATGAGCTTTGGCACCCAAAGTTccgattttttttccaaaaaactaTTTTGTAAAATAAGGTTTTTGGTTTTGCCCCTTGTCATGTTCTTTTCACATTATTCTTATTGCTTACTATATTATTTACGGAGTATTGTTCTTGTATTTAGAACAGGTCGGAAAAATTTAGACAAGAAAAACTAGACTTGACCAGAGAAAACAAATGACACTCACAAAAAcattcaaatcaaatcaaaaaattCATATTAGagtaaatcataaaaatcagaCCAGCAATTAGGAAAATCAGACAaaaaaggtgaagagaacagaaCCTAAAGCGTACAACTTATTAAGTTATTATATTATGCATTAGGCAGGAGTGTGTATCTATAAGGTGTACGGTCATTATAGCACTAACCTAATCAAGCTTCTAATAGTGGAATTCAAGAAGTTTCTTGTTTGGTTGATAATAACATGGTGGGGGGCAATTAACTATATTTGTTAAACTTGATGTTGATCTTAGCAAACTTACTAAGTGTATTTCCAATGTAATCTTTGTCGAGTGATTGAGGGTGGATAATATAGTTTAAATTTGACAGTTTTCTTTGTTGGTCCTAGTGCGGATTTTGGTTTGTTTTGGGTAAAAAGTTGGTTAGAATAAGGTTTAATTTTGTGATAAGAAAAATGATGGTACAAAAAAAGTTGGTTTATGACAACAAAACACTACTACCAATCTCGACTAGTGGGAATCAGGAATTCAAGAGATGATTCCCTATCAAAAGGTTCTTATTCTTTCCCCGTTGCTGAGATTTCGATCTGGTGGAGATTCGAAAGACATCAATGCTTCTAATCCCAACATTTTAAGGGGTGGTACGATGAGTTGATTATATCATAAATAGGTACGAAGGGAGTATATATAGATATGTTGGTATCTCGAACTAATACGAGCGTTCGTGTTGATGTGGTATGTTCGCACTTAGATGATACGAACATTATTGTTTGTGATGGTACTACTTTACGGCGTACTTACGGTAATTTGAAGTGAACTCGTCAAATATGTTTGCGATATGAATTTTTTCGATAAAAAACATAGATTGATCGGCTCATAACCTATTTAATTTGATTAACCAATTTGACATGTTGGGACCTGGGACATGCAAGGGTTTTGAAATTACGTGTTCTATTCCCATTAAATTTCTTGAGCTTTTTGAACCATATCATAATTTATTGGATTTGACTAGACTTGAATGATAATGAGACTAATTGAACTTTACTAGAAATGTAAGAAAGTTctgattgaaacttattgaGATTCATTATATCTAATTGAAACTTACATGAACTTATTGAacatgaaaaatatttttttagggTGAAAAAAACACACCTTAGAACCTACTTGATTAACTAGTGACATGTTGGAAGGGGAAACAAACATATACTCCATAATATGGATATTCCATAATATGGCACGATCAACAAGgttttataacataaataattaCTTGATTTTTTATCATACAAAATCTATCTTTTTCCCGAATATATTTAGAGTTATGtgtatcttattttattttattttctttctcatTGGAATCTTAATCATTCAATTAAAGTTCTAAAAGGATTGAGTAATCTCTTGAATGTCTTAGTAGTACTCCTATTAACAATCATCAAATTTCatcctcaaaaaataaaataaaaggatgAGTGTGTTCCTTACTTCCTTTGTAGTCATGCACAGATGGCCAAATCCAGGCCAGTCAATCTCCCCATTTCACCTCAAAAACAGTCTATTAGATGTGACATCACAATCCAAAATtttccaatttttttattttatattattaaaaatagaGCAACATTTTCTTGTACAAATTTGTCTTTGGTTTGACTCAATTTGTAGGGTCACATAAAATGCTAGAAAAAGGCTAGGTTTAGGCCAACTTGATGAAACTAAAAGGAAAGAGCAACAATTTAATTAAAGGGTCctacaaaaatgaaatttatatAATTATCCACGTGATTTTCAACTAATTTTAGTACTTTCCTATTCCATCTTTTCTGGATCATTCTCTTTAACACCATAATTCTGTATTCTGCAACATTTTTGACTTATAGTTAATCCACTTGATTAATAATTAGGTTGGTTATTCATCTACTCCGTAGTTTATCCAATTATCCTAACCTAATTTAGTCTAACTTGTTTTTTTAGTtcttaatattttcattttcttaCGCCAAATTAATTGTAAAGGTGTCTATAATAAACATATTATAACTAGGTCAACTAGGTATTTAGGTGTGTTTCATGAATCGTCATGATACGTTTAATTGACAGTTACGATTATAATACACAGTTTCAATCCTCTGTAATTGACCGAGCCAAAACCAACCATAAAGCCAATGGCACTAAAGTTCATCTATTTTAACATGACACATTACTAAGCACGGTCTAACAAATAAGCAAGTGTTGGGCAAAAGACTCTATGAGTAACAATAGAGTTTAAAATTTATCCAACTCGGTTCACTCAAACCGGACCAATTCAATCAACCAGTTTGTCACCTCCCAACATAACCAATTAAGTACACCTTTTTTCAATTACTACTCCTGTAAAAGTCCACCCATAGCAATATACTTAAACATGACACTAGGTTGGGTCGGTACGAGACACGATACAACCCAAAACAAAATAGTACGAAACGACACGAGTACGGAAAAAACACTGCCTTGCAATGAGCATGAAGTCGTGGGCTGGATTCGGTGTATAATTGTTTGAAAATGCACGACAAAATTAAACACTTACACCTTAGCCTTAACTTAACGGAAGGATGCTCACCCGACCGTAAATTAGGTTTAAGCACGAAAGCACGACCCAACCTGACATGAGTGCATATTGGTTTGAGCCACCCTTTTGTAATTTTTGTTCGATCCGACCCAACATGATACAAAATAAGCGGTTTAATATAAAACGGTCCCGTTCAAGCCTAAGACACGCGGGCTTGACATAAAACTCGACCTGACCCGCAACCACCATTAAATATACCGAGTACAGAAGTACACTCTCGAGTCTCGACGGACTTAATAATTTGGCCTTTAAATATCTACAACTATAGCTTCATAAATGGCCAAAACAAGCAACATAAAGTATGTGGTAAGCCAGGCTGCCTGCCAAGTGTTTTTGGGCCTTATATATAGACAACTGTTTGATCAGGAATCACTAATTAAGTTGGGCTAGTAATTACTAATTAGCCTCTTCATAACAGAATAACATTTATTAGTTCAATGATAAATAGATAATTGTTGCTCGTGCTAATAATACGATCCTTTATTAGTGTCATGACTATTGTTGTTCATACAAATAATACAATTTCCTTTTGTGTTTGCAAAGAAACTGTCGTAATGGCAAGGAATTCGATTTCATGTATTGGACTTATCCTTTAGAACTTTAATCAACGGACCTGTTTAATATAGTTAGGGGACGTTTGGTTGGGGGTCTTCAGGAAAGGGAAAGGTAATCAACTATCTTTATTCCCTTTCTTGTTGTTTGTTAGACCAAATCAATCATTCCCTTTACCTACTTGATTACCCGACATCTCTCTACCATGATCCCCCCGGGAATCACCCTAACCCCCAAACTCCTCTTCACCCAACCAACTTAACTACCACTTTGACCATCCTTGACCGCCACACCACCACCTATCC
This Spinacia oleracea cultivar Varoflay chromosome 6, BTI_SOV_V1, whole genome shotgun sequence DNA region includes the following protein-coding sequences:
- the LOC110786561 gene encoding U-box domain-containing protein 8, with amino-acid sequence MSKSKTKTPKNPSTTTPLSPLTREKMATELPEYFKCPISLDIMSDPVILSSGHTFDRSSIQRWIDSGHRTCPITKLPLPDTPSLIPNHALRSLISNYAPAFSTANHQLSPTRSDSESDSLSQLASLISTLTSRASNAEQKAEALGRITALSKSNPVFRSRLTESGAVSAVLRCVDSGDGGAGLQEKALSLLLSLSLDSDDNKVGLVAEGAVARIITALAGPAAATAATVLTSLAVVEVNKATIGAHPGAVRCLVQLLRTGRGRERKEAATALFTLCSFPENRRRTVDCGAVPILIRMAKSGLERAVEVIGLLAKCKEGREEIVKCEGVVEILVDYVKNGSSRGVQYGLLTLNLICCCSERVKKLVKNEGVLEICLGLIQDDNEKIHRVASNLAKVLQEK